CGCCTTCCCGGGGGAGCGGCTGAAAGTGGCGGCGGTGACGGCCGTCGCGGAGCTCCGCAGGGCGGGCCAGGTACGGCTGATCGACTCGCTCGTCGTCGTCAAGTCCGCCACCGGCGAGGTGTCCACCTCCGAACTCGTCGAGTACGAGGAGTACGACGAGGCCACCGCCGAGATCGGACCCGAGGCCAATCTGCTCGGCCCCGAGGACGCGGCCGAGGCCGCCGAGACGCTCGAACCGGGCTCGTGCGCGCTGATGCTGCTCGTCGAGCACGTCTGGGCCGCGCGCGCGGCGGACGCGATCCGCGAGGCCGGCGGGCGGATCGCCGGGACCGTGCGCGTACCGCCCGAGGTCGTCGAAGAGGCGCGGGCGGCCCATCGCGAGGCCGTGGCCGCCGCAGCGGTCGGAAGGAGCTGAGCATGTTCCTGCGACGACGCCCTCTCCTGCGACCGGTCGTCCGGCCCGCGGGCGCGCCCCTGTTGCGCGGCGCCCTCGTGGGCGGCGCGGCGTACGCGGCGGGCCGCAGCTCCGCGCGTGCCGCGCGCCGCGAGGAGGACCAGGAGCAGGCCATCGCCGAGCTCCAGGCCCGACAGCAGCCCCCGGCGGCCCCGCCGTCGCCGCCGAGCGCACCCCCGGCCCCCGCCGCGCCGCCCGCCTCCGGCGGAGCGCCGACGATCACCGACCAGCTGGCACGTCTCGGCGAGCTCGCCCAGCAGGGCCTGCTCACACCCGAGGAGTTCGCGGCCGCCAAGGCGAAGCTGCTCGGCGTCTGAGGCGTCTGAGGCGTCTGAACGGTCGGGCTCAGCCGCGGCGCAGGGTGGCCAGCGCGCGGTCCGCGTGGGCGCTCATCCGCAGTTCGCTGCGGACGACCTCCCGGACCCGCCGGTCCTGGCCGATCACGAAGGTGACCCGCTTCGTCGGCGCGAGCGAGAACCCGCGCTTCACGCCGAACCGTTCCCGTACGGCACCGTCCGGGTCGGACAGCAGGGGGTAGCCGAGCGAGTGCCGCTCGGCGAACTCCTGCTGCCGCTCCACCCCGTCGGAGCTGATCCCGACGGGCAGGGCGCCGACGGCCCGGAACTCGGCCGCGAGGTCGCGGAAGTGGCAGGCCTCGGCGGTGCAGCCCGGGGTGAGGGCCGCCGGGTAGAAGAAGAGGACGACCGGGCCTTCGGCGAGCAGGCCGGTCAGCGAGCGCGGGGCGCCCGTCTCGTCCGAAAGGGTGAAGTCCTCGACGAGGTCACCGACGTTCATTTCAGGCCGTCCTCGATCCGTCCGCGCGGCGCCACCGGTGCCTCCGATGGCCGGCCGGTGACGTTACCGCAGAGTAGGGCCCGCGTCACCCCCGGTGCGCCGCCTCCGGAGCCGTGGTCCGTGCGGCGGCGCGCCGGTCGAGCACGGCGAGGGCGCGCTCGCCCCAGCGCAGGTTCTCCTCCTCGAAGAACCGGCCGCGCATCAGCGTGAGGTACGGACCGATCCGCTCCGCCTCGGCCAGGTACGCGTCCTCGTCCCGGCCGCCGAGCATCCACTCCCGCAGCCGGTCGTAGCGGGCCAGCTTGGCCCTGGCCGTCTCCATCCGCTGCGCCACGAACTCCCGGACGGCCGCGGTGTCGCCCTCGTCGCAGGCCTGCACCTGCACCATCAGCTCGTCGCGGACGGCGCTCGGGCGCGGCGGGGTGCTCGTGTAGGCGACCAGATCCCGCCTGCCCGGCTCCGTGAGGCTGAACATCCGCTTGTTGGGGCGCCGTTCCTGCTCCACCACGCGGGCCGTGATCAGACCCGCCTCGGCGAGCCGCTCCAGCTCGCGGTAGAGCTGCTGCGGGGTGGCGGCCCAGAAGTTGGCGACGGACACGTCGAAGATCTTGGCCAGGTCGTATCCGGAGGCCTCGCCCTCCAGGAGAGCTGCGAGGACGGCGTGCTTGAGCGACATCCGGACACGCTAGCAGCACGTTGAATAGTTTCCTCCGCACCTAATCAACCGACGGAGCAGCCGCGAGCCGGACGGGATCCCCGACCGGCCGGACGGGTGCCCTTCGCTGGCACGTCCGTCCGGCGCCTGCCTAGGCTGGAGAGGGGCAGGCCGCGGGGGAGCAGATCCGAGGGGCAGCGCGATGGACAGCGACACGTTCGTCTACACCACCTACATCCGGACGACCCCCGACGAGCTCTGGCAGGCGCTCACCGACCCGGACCTCACCCGCCGCTACTGGGGCGTGGCCTTCGAGACGACGTGGACCCCGGGCGCGTCCATGGTCTGGGAGGAGCACGGCCGCAGGACCGCCGACCCCGAGCAGGTCGTCCTGGAGGCCAAGCCCGGCCGCCTCCTCTCGTACACCTGGCACACCTTCACCCCGGACTGGGCGGAGGCCGTCCGCCTCGAGCAGGAGGTGTACGAGCGCCTCACCCGCGAGCGCCGGTCCCGGGTGACCTTCGTGATCGAGCCGTCCGGCGACACGGTCAAGCTCACGGTCACCCATGGCGACCTGGAGCCCGACGGCACCATCAAGGGCCTGATCGGCGAGGGCTGGCCCGCGCTGATCTCCAGCCTCAAGTCCCTTCTGGAGACGGGCGAGGAACTCCCGGAGCCGGCCCGCTGATCCGTACGACCGCCCCGCTGCCCCTTCGCCCGGTCCGCTGACCCATTCGAGTCGTCTCGCGCCCGACTCCGCCGCCACGCCCGGCGCCGTGATCATCATTTTCTCCTTTCATCCGTTTTGATGCTGTGGTCGGCGACGCCCGCCGACGTCACCGCGCGCAAGGGAGAGAGTGTCCGACGTGTCGCCACGCAGATACGCACAGGGGTGGGGGGCGCTCTCCCTGGCCGTCGGAGCCGTCCTCGTCAGCACGGCGGCCCAGTCACCGGACCGGGCCCCCGCACGCGAGCAGCGGGCCGACGCGGCCCGGGACTCCACCGCCGTCGTCTCGGTGGACGGCTGCGCCGGCGCCACGGCCCTCTGCTCCGACCCGCTCCACACGGTCGCGCTCGGCGGCGACCGCGTCCTCACCGGCCGGCCGTTCACGCTCGGCCCCGGGGCCTCCGGGTCCGTGGAGCTCGCGCTCCGTACGCCCGGGGTGCTCGCCGACGTCAACGTCACCGACCAGCGCGGCCGCCGGATCGCCGGAGCGCAGAACGCGGACCGCACCCGGTGGACCAGTGCCCTGCCCCTGCCGGCCGGAGCCCGCTACGCCGCCCGGCTCGTCGTCGACGGGGCGGCGGGCGGCCCGCACCGCGCCCGCCTCGACTTCCGTACCGACCCGGCCCCCGCGGGGGAGCGGCTCACCGTCGCCTTCGGGCCGGAGCACGGCGGCACGTACGGCGTCGGCATGCCGGTCACCGCCGAGCTCAGCCACCCCGTACCGGCGGACGCCTCCGAAGCCCGCCGCGCCGTGGAGCGGGCCCTCCAGGTGCGGAGCGAACCCCA
The DNA window shown above is from Streptomyces vietnamensis and carries:
- a CDS encoding DUF6325 family protein, whose protein sequence is MGPVECVVLAFPGERLKVAAVTAVAELRRAGQVRLIDSLVVVKSATGEVSTSELVEYEEYDEATAEIGPEANLLGPEDAAEAAETLEPGSCALMLLVEHVWAARAADAIREAGGRIAGTVRVPPEVVEEARAAHREAVAAAAVGRS
- a CDS encoding SHOCT domain-containing protein, with amino-acid sequence MFLRRRPLLRPVVRPAGAPLLRGALVGGAAYAAGRSSARAARREEDQEQAIAELQARQQPPAAPPSPPSAPPAPAAPPASGGAPTITDQLARLGELAQQGLLTPEEFAAAKAKLLGV
- a CDS encoding peroxiredoxin → MNVGDLVEDFTLSDETGAPRSLTGLLAEGPVVLFFYPAALTPGCTAEACHFRDLAAEFRAVGALPVGISSDGVERQQEFAERHSLGYPLLSDPDGAVRERFGVKRGFSLAPTKRVTFVIGQDRRVREVVRSELRMSAHADRALATLRRG
- a CDS encoding PadR family transcriptional regulator → MSLKHAVLAALLEGEASGYDLAKIFDVSVANFWAATPQQLYRELERLAEAGLITARVVEQERRPNKRMFSLTEPGRRDLVAYTSTPPRPSAVRDELMVQVQACDEGDTAAVREFVAQRMETARAKLARYDRLREWMLGGRDEDAYLAEAERIGPYLTLMRGRFFEEENLRWGERALAVLDRRAAARTTAPEAAHRG
- a CDS encoding SRPBCC family protein gives rise to the protein MDSDTFVYTTYIRTTPDELWQALTDPDLTRRYWGVAFETTWTPGASMVWEEHGRRTADPEQVVLEAKPGRLLSYTWHTFTPDWAEAVRLEQEVYERLTRERRSRVTFVIEPSGDTVKLTVTHGDLEPDGTIKGLIGEGWPALISSLKSLLETGEELPEPAR